Proteins from a single region of Chryseomicrobium sp. FSL W7-1435:
- a CDS encoding acyl-CoA dehydrogenase family protein: protein MNFDLTQEHKMLKNMMRDFANEKVAPGAIERDKTKEFPTEIFKELSNMGMMGLPFDEEYGGAGADTVSFAIVTEELSRACASTGITYSAHISLGGAPLHLFGTEQQKKNYLTPICEGSSFGAFGLTEPNAGSDAGGTQTTAKLEGDEWVINGSKVYITNASHAKHLAITAITGTTDGRKEISAIIVPTNAEGFTIIDNYEKMGLNASNTTELVFENVRVPKENLLGVQGNGFRQFLTTLDGGRIGIGAMAVGIAQAAFDKALRYSKERKQFGKTLSEFQITQFKLADMAMKIELARTMVYKASWLKDQGRAFGKEAAMCKLYASEIAMEVANEAIQIHGGYGYMKEYEVERFMRDAKLLEIGEGTSEVQRMVIARHIGC from the coding sequence ATGAATTTTGATTTAACGCAAGAACACAAAATGTTAAAAAATATGATGCGCGATTTTGCTAATGAAAAAGTAGCACCAGGTGCCATTGAACGGGACAAGACAAAAGAGTTTCCTACTGAAATTTTTAAAGAGCTAAGCAACATGGGGATGATGGGCTTACCTTTTGATGAAGAATACGGTGGTGCTGGAGCTGATACAGTAAGTTTTGCAATCGTTACAGAGGAATTGAGTCGCGCGTGTGCGTCGACAGGTATTACATATTCTGCGCATATTTCATTAGGCGGTGCACCTCTGCATTTATTTGGCACGGAACAACAAAAGAAAAACTATTTAACACCGATCTGTGAAGGATCTTCCTTTGGTGCCTTTGGATTGACTGAGCCAAATGCTGGTTCAGATGCAGGTGGTACTCAGACGACAGCCAAGTTAGAAGGTGACGAGTGGGTAATCAACGGCAGCAAAGTGTATATCACAAATGCTAGCCATGCCAAGCACTTGGCCATCACAGCCATTACAGGGACCACTGACGGGCGTAAAGAGATTTCTGCGATAATTGTACCGACTAACGCTGAAGGCTTCACAATCATCGATAACTACGAGAAAATGGGGTTGAATGCTTCCAATACCACAGAACTAGTTTTTGAAAACGTCCGTGTACCAAAAGAAAACCTTCTGGGTGTGCAAGGAAATGGCTTCCGCCAATTTTTGACGACGCTAGATGGTGGACGTATAGGTATTGGCGCGATGGCTGTGGGGATTGCACAAGCAGCATTTGATAAAGCACTACGTTATTCGAAAGAACGTAAACAGTTCGGGAAAACGTTGTCTGAATTCCAGATTACTCAATTCAAATTAGCCGACATGGCTATGAAAATAGAATTAGCTCGTACAATGGTCTACAAAGCTTCTTGGTTAAAAGACCAAGGTCGCGCATTTGGTAAAGAAGCAGCGATGTGCAAATTGTATGCATCTGAGATTGCCATGGAAGTAGCAAATGAGGCTATTCAGATTCATGGTGGATATGGCTATATGAAAGAGTATGAAGTGGAACGCTTCATGCGCGATGCCAAATTACTTGAAATTGGTGAAGGTACTTCAGAAGTTCAACGAATGGTCATTGCTCGTCATATTGGCTGTTAA
- the cccA gene encoding cytochrome c550 encodes MTKNPIVPYILIMLFGIGLIFFLSVQGVGNQAEIAESGEHGEEGAEGGEEASAGEFDPEAVVQQKCISCHGSSYEGQGAFPPLVGTALSEEEIADILANGKGAMPGGLVEAENIEAMAAWVKSLE; translated from the coding sequence ATGACAAAGAATCCAATCGTTCCGTACATTTTAATTATGCTTTTCGGGATCGGACTTATTTTCTTCCTTTCTGTTCAAGGTGTTGGAAACCAAGCAGAAATAGCTGAGTCAGGTGAACATGGTGAAGAAGGCGCTGAAGGTGGCGAAGAGGCATCAGCCGGCGAATTTGACCCTGAAGCTGTAGTTCAGCAAAAATGTATCAGCTGTCACGGAAGCAGCTACGAAGGCCAAGGCGCATTCCCTCCATTAGTGGGTACAGCTCTTTCTGAAGAAGAAATTGCTGACATCTTAGCTAATGGTAAAGGTGCTATGCCAGGTGGTTTAGTAGAAGCAGAGAACATCGAAGCGATGGCTGCATGGGTTAAATCTTTAGAATAG
- a CDS encoding tRNA (adenine(22)-N(1))-methyltransferase TrmK, translating into MNSEQLSERLKQVGSYVRPGARLADIGSDHAYLPCYLAHQAIIEFAIAGEVVKGPFQSAERQVKSEGLTDTIEVRMGDGLDVVRAEDAISEITIAGMGGPLIAKILERGKVKADLAERLILQPNVHARAIREWALQNNWKIIAEEILEENEKIYEILVLEKGLMELTDQQKLLGPLLMQDKSLVFQKKWNREVVEWQRIVANLPTTERPDVQQKGQELEQKIQYVKEVL; encoded by the coding sequence ATGAATAGTGAACAATTATCTGAACGACTAAAACAAGTCGGTTCGTACGTCAGACCTGGCGCACGGCTAGCAGACATTGGTAGTGATCATGCTTACTTGCCATGCTACCTGGCTCATCAAGCAATTATAGAATTTGCTATAGCTGGAGAGGTAGTTAAAGGACCATTCCAATCAGCGGAACGGCAAGTAAAATCAGAGGGATTAACCGATACAATCGAAGTTCGAATGGGTGACGGCCTCGATGTTGTGCGCGCAGAAGATGCCATTAGTGAAATAACGATAGCTGGAATGGGTGGTCCACTCATCGCCAAGATCTTAGAACGTGGCAAAGTGAAGGCTGACTTGGCTGAAAGGTTGATTTTGCAGCCAAATGTTCATGCTCGGGCCATTCGAGAATGGGCTTTACAAAACAATTGGAAAATTATCGCCGAAGAGATTTTAGAAGAGAATGAAAAGATTTATGAAATTTTAGTATTGGAAAAAGGCTTGATGGAGTTAACAGACCAACAAAAATTACTAGGTCCTTTGTTGATGCAGGATAAATCACTCGTGTTCCAAAAGAAGTGGAATCGTGAAGTTGTTGAATGGCAGCGTATTGTTGCAAATTTACCAACAACAGAACGACCAGACGTGCAACAAAAGGGGCAGGAGCTTGAACAAAAAATTCAGTATGTGAAAGAGGTTCTGTAA
- a CDS encoding Nif3-like dinuclear metal center hexameric protein, whose product MNGHRVIELFEQWAKPTLAMDGDPIGLHIGTLNKSVSRVLITLDVTKKVVEEAIEQGCELIIAHHPPIYRKLASVDTSTPLGSLIEMCIKNDIAVYAAHTNLDIAQGGVNDMLAEALELDDIKILTETYSEPMMKLAVFTPETHVDQMRTALAQAGAGQIGDYEHVSYSLKGQGRFTPTEGANPYLGQVGKPEIVDEEKIEVVFPKSIKSKVERAMIKAHPYEEVAYDLYTLAIEANEHGLGRIGSVKNLTLGEFAEQVKSKLNVPFVRVTGEMDQEISRVAVIGGDGNKYIYDAKRAGADVLVTGDMYFHTAQDAETIGLSIVDPGHHVESIMKQGTVNYLSKLMEQEKKAPVFIASQLSTEPFKVI is encoded by the coding sequence ATGAACGGACATCGTGTGATTGAATTGTTTGAACAGTGGGCAAAGCCAACTCTTGCAATGGATGGCGACCCTATTGGTTTGCATATCGGAACTTTAAATAAGTCGGTAAGTCGCGTTCTCATTACATTAGACGTTACAAAAAAAGTGGTGGAAGAGGCAATAGAGCAAGGGTGCGAACTGATCATTGCTCATCATCCACCCATTTATCGCAAGTTAGCTTCAGTAGATACGTCTACTCCACTAGGCTCATTAATCGAGATGTGTATCAAAAATGACATCGCTGTCTATGCAGCCCATACCAATCTGGACATTGCTCAGGGCGGGGTCAATGATATGCTAGCTGAAGCACTTGAACTAGATGATATTAAAATTTTAACAGAAACCTATTCAGAACCTATGATGAAATTGGCAGTATTTACACCTGAAACGCATGTAGACCAAATGAGAACGGCACTTGCACAAGCAGGTGCGGGACAAATTGGCGATTATGAACATGTCTCCTATTCATTAAAAGGACAGGGACGTTTCACGCCTACAGAAGGTGCCAATCCTTATTTAGGTCAGGTGGGGAAGCCTGAAATCGTAGATGAAGAAAAGATTGAAGTGGTCTTTCCAAAATCCATAAAATCAAAAGTCGAACGCGCTATGATCAAAGCACATCCCTATGAAGAAGTAGCTTATGATTTGTATACACTTGCCATTGAAGCGAATGAACATGGGTTAGGAAGAATTGGATCTGTGAAAAACTTAACACTTGGTGAATTTGCAGAACAAGTGAAATCGAAACTTAATGTACCATTTGTTCGTGTTACTGGAGAGATGGATCAAGAAATCTCTCGAGTGGCTGTGATAGGTGGGGATGGCAATAAATATATTTACGACGCTAAGCGCGCAGGCGCAGATGTATTAGTGACCGGTGATATGTATTTTCATACAGCGCAAGATGCAGAAACAATCGGTCTGTCCATAGTTGACCCAGGTCATCACGTGGAATCCATTATGAAACAAGGAACCGTAAATTACCTGAGTAAACTCATGGAACAGGAGAAAAAAGCTCCGGTATTTATCGCATCACAATTATCAACAGAACCGTTTAAGGTTATTTAA
- a CDS encoding 4-hydroxy-3-methylbut-2-enyl diphosphate reductase: MKIKKISPRGYCYGVVDAMVIARNAALDTSLPRPIYILGMIVHNKHVTDAFEEDGIITLDGPNRLEILEQVDSGTVIFTAHGVSPQVRELARQKGLVSIDATCPDVTVTHDLIAEKTVEGYDILYIGKKGHPEPEGAIGVAPDHVHLIERLEDVDNLSLSNEKLLVTNQTTMSQWDVVKLMDALKAKFPTIEVHKEICLATQVRQEAVAEQAGETELLIVVGDPMSNNSNRLTQVSEEIADTPSYRIGDISELNLEWLEGIDVVSVTAGASTPTPIVKEVIQFLEKYDPADPTTHDTSKKVTNDKILPKIKIPKPVVRIEPYAN; encoded by the coding sequence ATGAAAATAAAAAAAATCTCACCACGGGGCTATTGTTATGGTGTTGTCGATGCAATGGTTATTGCGCGAAATGCGGCACTTGATACAAGCCTGCCGCGCCCGATATATATTTTAGGTATGATCGTACACAATAAGCACGTAACAGATGCTTTTGAAGAGGATGGCATAATTACCTTAGATGGTCCAAACCGTTTAGAAATACTTGAACAGGTAGATTCAGGTACCGTTATCTTCACGGCTCACGGTGTTTCACCACAGGTTCGCGAGTTGGCCAGACAAAAAGGGCTAGTTTCAATCGATGCTACTTGTCCCGATGTTACCGTTACACATGATCTAATTGCCGAAAAAACTGTTGAAGGTTATGACATTTTATACATCGGTAAAAAAGGACATCCAGAACCAGAAGGCGCTATTGGAGTTGCTCCTGATCATGTCCATCTCATCGAAAGACTAGAAGATGTAGACAATTTATCACTTTCGAATGAAAAACTTCTTGTTACCAATCAAACAACGATGTCTCAATGGGACGTTGTCAAATTGATGGATGCGTTAAAAGCAAAATTCCCAACGATTGAAGTTCACAAAGAAATTTGTTTAGCTACACAAGTGCGTCAAGAAGCTGTTGCAGAACAAGCGGGCGAAACAGAGTTACTGATCGTTGTGGGTGACCCAATGAGTAATAACTCCAACCGCTTAACGCAAGTTTCGGAAGAAATTGCTGATACACCTTCGTATCGAATTGGAGATATTTCAGAGTTGAATCTTGAATGGTTAGAGGGTATCGACGTTGTCTCTGTAACAGCTGGTGCATCTACACCTACCCCAATTGTGAAAGAAGTCATTCAGTTTTTAGAGAAATATGATCCAGCTGATCCGACCACTCATGATACTTCGAAAAAAGTTACAAACGATAAGATTTTACCAAAAATTAAAATTCCAAAACCAGTTGTACGTATTGAGCCGTACGCAAACTAA
- a CDS encoding DEAD/DEAH box helicase codes for MSKFSDYNFQPFLMDAINELKFDKPTPIQQKMIPLVMKGRSAIGQSHTGTGKTHSFLLPIVQQIQADRQEVQAIITSPTRELATQIHKTLQQLIANSPIQSKLFIGGTDKARAISKLSTQPHIVVGTPGRIKDLMVEGALHVHTANILVIDEADLAFDLGFITDIDQFAGKMPEDLKMYVFSATIPEKLQPFLKKYMASPEHVKIGDKKPVAEGIEFLAVPVRGKSKKNRLVEVLEVINPYLAILFVNTKKYADKVAHHLNENGYKVGLIHGNLTPRDRKKVMQNIHDLEYQYIVATDLAARGIDIPGVSHIINLEIPDDLEFFVHRVGRTARAGLEGQAIILYQPEDEDALNRIEKMGITFNHVDIKDGEWSELKDRHARKNRPKQENEIDAKAKSLVRKPKKVKPGYKRNMKWEMDKVKRRERKIRSRKR; via the coding sequence ATGTCCAAATTTAGCGACTATAATTTTCAGCCATTTTTGATGGATGCCATCAACGAACTGAAATTTGACAAACCAACACCAATTCAACAAAAAATGATCCCGTTAGTGATGAAAGGCAGAAGTGCCATTGGGCAATCCCATACAGGGACTGGCAAAACGCACAGCTTTTTATTACCGATTGTTCAACAGATTCAAGCGGATCGCCAAGAAGTACAAGCCATCATTACATCACCAACACGTGAATTAGCAACACAAATTCACAAAACTCTTCAACAATTAATTGCCAACTCACCAATTCAATCTAAATTATTTATTGGTGGAACAGACAAGGCTCGTGCCATTTCAAAACTTTCAACGCAACCTCACATTGTAGTGGGTACGCCTGGTCGAATTAAAGACCTTATGGTTGAAGGCGCTTTGCATGTGCATACAGCCAATATACTTGTCATTGATGAAGCAGATTTAGCATTTGATTTAGGCTTTATCACAGACATTGATCAATTTGCAGGGAAAATGCCAGAGGATTTAAAGATGTATGTTTTCTCAGCAACAATTCCTGAAAAATTGCAGCCGTTCTTAAAAAAATATATGGCATCTCCAGAACATGTGAAAATTGGGGATAAAAAGCCTGTGGCTGAAGGTATCGAATTCTTAGCTGTTCCTGTTCGAGGGAAGTCTAAGAAAAATCGTTTAGTTGAAGTGTTAGAAGTGATCAATCCATATCTAGCCATTTTGTTTGTAAACACAAAAAAATATGCAGATAAAGTAGCTCACCACTTAAACGAGAACGGCTACAAAGTCGGCTTGATTCATGGGAACTTAACACCTCGGGATCGTAAAAAAGTGATGCAAAACATTCACGATTTAGAATATCAATACATCGTGGCAACTGATTTAGCTGCTCGTGGTATCGACATTCCAGGTGTATCCCATATCATCAACTTAGAGATTCCAGACGATTTAGAGTTCTTTGTTCACCGTGTCGGTCGTACAGCTCGTGCCGGTCTAGAGGGACAAGCCATCATCTTGTATCAACCGGAAGATGAAGATGCATTAAACCGTATTGAAAAAATGGGCATTACTTTCAACCATGTCGACATCAAAGATGGCGAGTGGAGTGAATTGAAAGATCGTCACGCCCGTAAAAACCGTCCAAAACAAGAAAATGAAATTGATGCGAAAGCAAAATCATTGGTCCGTAAACCTAAAAAAGTTAAACCGGGTTACAAACGTAACATGAAGTGGGAAATGGACAAAGTGAAAAGAAGAGAACGTAAAATACGTAGTCGTAAGCGCTAA
- a CDS encoding deoxyribonuclease IV: MLIGSHVSMNGKKMLQGASEEAASYGATTFMIYTGAPQNTRRKPIEELNIEAGQAHMAAHGMSHVVVHAPYIINLGNTTKPETFALGVDFLQSEIERTAALGSNQIVLHPGAHVGAGAEVGIARIIEGLNLVLENQSDVQIALETMAGKGSEIGRSFEELAMIIDGVTHNERLSICMDTCHVHDAGYAIREDFDGVLNEFDRIVGLDRLKVVHVNDSKNILGAGKDRHANIGHGEIGFEALSYIVHHPQLAALPKILETPFVGVDAKSKKAPYAIEIEMLKSGKFNPDALNTLL; the protein is encoded by the coding sequence ATGTTAATTGGCTCTCATGTTTCCATGAATGGTAAAAAAATGTTACAAGGCGCTAGTGAGGAAGCTGCCTCATACGGCGCCACAACGTTTATGATTTATACAGGTGCACCTCAAAACACGCGTCGCAAGCCTATTGAGGAATTAAATATTGAGGCCGGTCAGGCCCATATGGCTGCTCATGGGATGTCGCATGTTGTTGTGCACGCACCGTATATTATAAACTTAGGAAATACGACAAAGCCCGAAACGTTTGCACTGGGTGTCGATTTTCTTCAAAGTGAGATTGAGCGAACAGCAGCACTTGGTTCTAATCAAATTGTCCTTCATCCCGGTGCCCATGTGGGTGCTGGCGCCGAAGTGGGAATTGCTCGTATTATCGAAGGTCTTAACCTGGTCCTTGAAAATCAGAGCGATGTTCAAATTGCTCTAGAAACAATGGCAGGTAAAGGTTCTGAGATTGGTAGAAGCTTTGAAGAGCTTGCCATGATTATCGATGGTGTTACGCATAATGAACGCCTTTCGATTTGTATGGATACCTGTCACGTTCATGATGCCGGCTATGCAATACGTGAAGATTTTGACGGTGTACTGAATGAATTTGACCGAATTGTTGGACTGGACCGCTTAAAGGTTGTTCATGTGAATGATTCAAAAAATATTCTAGGTGCCGGTAAAGATCGTCATGCCAATATTGGTCATGGTGAAATCGGATTTGAAGCGTTGTCTTATATTGTGCACCACCCACAACTAGCGGCTTTACCCAAAATTTTAGAAACACCTTTTGTTGGAGTGGATGCAAAATCTAAGAAAGCGCCTTACGCAATTGAGATTGAAATGCTGAAATCTGGCAAATTTAATCCCGACGCTTTAAATACATTACTTTAA
- a CDS encoding metal ABC transporter ATP-binding protein yields the protein MTPYIEMKNVSFYYDKTEALQNVSLTINEGDFLAVIGPNGSGKSTLMKIILGLLRPMKGEVALFGKPVQEFKDRACIGYVSQKSTSFNSGFPATVFEVVRSGLAKKSGLFTRYPKNVADQIKEALISVGMQAYIDRPISALSGGQQQRVFIARALISKPKILLLDEPTVGIDQQNMQSFYRMLTHLNKHHGITIILITHDVDAVSNSISHVACLNRTIHFHGYQKDMEALSNEQLEEWYGHPVRRVTHGGSSHA from the coding sequence ATGACTCCATATATTGAAATGAAAAATGTCAGTTTTTACTATGATAAAACTGAAGCCCTTCAAAATGTATCGTTAACCATCAATGAAGGAGATTTCCTAGCTGTTATTGGTCCCAATGGGTCAGGGAAATCTACGCTAATGAAAATTATTTTAGGGCTTTTACGACCTATGAAAGGTGAAGTGGCTCTTTTTGGCAAACCTGTGCAGGAATTTAAAGATCGCGCATGTATTGGTTATGTCTCTCAAAAATCAACGAGTTTTAACAGTGGTTTTCCAGCTACAGTATTTGAAGTAGTGCGGAGTGGGCTAGCAAAAAAATCTGGACTTTTCACAAGATATCCTAAAAATGTAGCGGATCAAATAAAAGAAGCGCTAATCTCTGTTGGAATGCAAGCGTATATCGATAGACCGATCAGTGCTTTGTCAGGTGGACAGCAGCAACGTGTGTTTATCGCCCGTGCTTTGATTAGTAAACCTAAGATCCTATTACTTGATGAGCCGACAGTGGGTATCGATCAACAAAACATGCAATCCTTTTATCGTATGTTGACGCATTTAAATAAGCATCACGGCATTACCATCATTTTGATTACCCATGATGTAGATGCAGTATCAAATAGCATTTCTCATGTGGCTTGCTTAAACCGCACCATTCACTTCCACGGCTATCAAAAAGACATGGAAGCATTGTCAAACGAACAGTTAGAAGAATGGTACGGTCACCCAGTGCGTCGTGTCACACACGGAGGTAGTTCCCATGCTTGA
- a CDS encoding metal ABC transporter permease translates to MLDAIMTYDFLRQAFISGILIGIMAPLLGVFIVVRRLSLIADALSHVTLAGIAGSLFLSQSVPALALLNPLYLGMASAVAGSTLIEKLRSLYKHYEELAIPIIMSAGLGLAALFISLADGFRTDLFSYLFGSISAVSYQDMMIVVIVTVIVVVFLVAFFKELFVLSFDDEYASAVGLPAKWIHFLFMIVTALVIAASMRIVGILLVSSLMTLPVAAAMRIAKSFKAAILWSLLFGQLAVITGLITAFYLDLAPGATIVLTSIFILLVVIGIVGNRKGKTA, encoded by the coding sequence ATGCTTGATGCGATCATGACCTATGATTTTTTAAGACAAGCTTTTATCTCGGGGATTTTAATCGGTATTATGGCCCCGCTACTTGGAGTGTTCATAGTCGTAAGACGGTTATCCTTGATTGCAGATGCGTTAAGCCACGTGACTCTTGCGGGAATCGCTGGCAGTCTATTTCTTAGTCAGTCGGTACCCGCGCTAGCCTTATTAAATCCTCTCTATCTAGGGATGGCTTCTGCTGTTGCAGGATCGACTTTGATTGAAAAATTGCGTTCTCTTTACAAACATTATGAAGAATTAGCGATTCCAATAATTATGTCGGCCGGCTTAGGCTTAGCTGCCTTGTTTATCTCTCTAGCAGATGGATTCAGAACAGATTTATTTTCGTACTTATTTGGATCGATTTCTGCTGTAAGCTATCAAGATATGATGATTGTAGTTATAGTTACAGTGATTGTGGTCGTGTTTTTAGTTGCATTTTTCAAAGAATTATTTGTTCTGTCATTTGATGATGAGTATGCATCGGCTGTCGGATTACCTGCCAAATGGATTCATTTCTTATTCATGATTGTGACAGCACTTGTTATTGCAGCCTCCATGCGAATCGTTGGAATATTGCTAGTCTCATCTCTTATGACATTGCCTGTAGCAGCTGCTATGCGTATTGCCAAAAGCTTTAAAGCAGCAATTCTCTGGTCTCTTCTATTTGGACAGCTGGCAGTTATTACAGGACTGATCACAGCATTTTATCTTGATTTGGCTCCAGGTGCTACAATTGTCTTAACATCTATTTTCATCTTATTAGTCGTCATTGGAATTGTCGGGAATAGAAAGGGGAAGACTGCATGA
- a CDS encoding Fur family transcriptional regulator: MNETKAWDILKENGFKRTDKRERLVELLTETDKYVTAKSLATDLRAEYPSMSFDTIYRNLHTFVELGILEETELSGEKHFRMHCDVDHHHHHFICMDCGDTKQIAICPMDSIKSEIPGYQIENHKLEVYGKCPECQ, translated from the coding sequence ATGAATGAAACAAAGGCGTGGGATATTTTAAAAGAGAATGGCTTCAAGCGCACAGACAAGCGGGAACGCTTAGTAGAGCTTTTGACAGAGACAGACAAATACGTCACTGCTAAAAGTCTAGCAACTGACCTTCGTGCTGAATATCCTTCTATGAGCTTTGATACAATTTATCGAAACTTGCATACATTTGTAGAGCTTGGGATTTTGGAGGAGACGGAACTCTCAGGAGAGAAACATTTTCGAATGCATTGTGATGTCGATCATCACCATCACCACTTTATCTGTATGGATTGTGGAGATACCAAACAAATTGCTATCTGTCCGATGGATTCGATTAAAAGCGAAATACCTGGGTATCAAATCGAGAATCATAAGTTGGAAGTTTACGGAAAATGTCCAGAATGCCAATAA
- the ispG gene encoding flavodoxin-dependent (E)-4-hydroxy-3-methylbut-2-enyl-diphosphate synthase, translated as MPEMIHRSNTRPVRVGDITIGGSNELFIQSMTTTKTHDVEATVAEILRLEEAGCQVVRVACPDERAAYSIGAIKERINIPLVVDIHFDYKLALIAIEQGADKIRINPGNIGRREKVEAVVNAAKAKGIPIRIGVNAGSLERKILEKYGYPTAEGMVESALHHIKILEDLDFHDIIVSMKASDVTLAIDAYRLASQAFDYPLHLGITESGTLFAGSIKSAAGLGTLLSMGIGNTLRVSLSADPVEEVKVARELLKVFALSSNAATLISCPTCGRIEIDLITIANEVEEYISTIKAPIKVAVLGCAVNGPGEAREADIGIAGARGEGLLFRKGKTVRKVPEATMVDELKIEIDKIAAEYFAQQELEKQQKEASQEV; from the coding sequence ATGCCAGAAATGATCCATCGTTCAAACACGCGTCCAGTACGTGTTGGAGATATCACCATTGGTGGAAGTAACGAACTATTTATTCAAAGTATGACCACTACAAAAACACATGATGTCGAGGCTACAGTAGCTGAGATTCTTCGTTTAGAAGAAGCAGGTTGCCAAGTGGTGCGAGTCGCTTGCCCAGATGAGCGAGCAGCCTACTCAATTGGCGCCATCAAAGAACGCATCAATATCCCACTAGTCGTCGACATTCATTTCGATTACAAACTTGCCTTGATCGCTATCGAACAAGGTGCAGATAAAATACGTATTAACCCAGGTAACATTGGCCGTCGTGAAAAAGTGGAAGCTGTTGTTAATGCAGCTAAAGCTAAAGGCATTCCAATTCGAATTGGTGTCAACGCCGGTTCACTTGAGCGTAAAATTCTAGAAAAGTATGGCTATCCTACTGCAGAAGGTATGGTAGAAAGTGCACTTCACCATATCAAAATCTTAGAGGATTTAGATTTCCATGACATCATCGTATCGATGAAAGCATCTGATGTAACGCTAGCAATCGACGCTTATCGTTTAGCTTCTCAAGCATTTGATTACCCATTACATCTAGGTATCACTGAGTCTGGTACTTTATTTGCAGGATCTATTAAAAGTGCAGCTGGTCTTGGAACACTGTTAAGTATGGGTATTGGTAACACGCTTCGTGTCTCCTTATCTGCAGATCCAGTGGAAGAAGTGAAAGTGGCACGTGAACTATTGAAAGTATTTGCTCTTTCATCAAATGCGGCTACTTTGATTTCCTGTCCAACATGTGGGCGTATTGAAATTGATTTGATTACAATCGCTAATGAAGTGGAAGAATATATCTCCACAATTAAAGCACCAATTAAAGTAGCTGTTCTAGGATGTGCGGTTAATGGTCCTGGAGAGGCTCGTGAAGCTGATATTGGGATTGCCGGAGCTCGTGGTGAGGGATTACTGTTCCGTAAAGGGAAGACAGTGCGTAAAGTGCCTGAAGCGACAATGGTAGATGAGTTGAAAATTGAGATTGATAAAATTGCAGCAGAATATTTTGCGCAACAAGAACTTGAAAAACAACAAAAAGAAGCAAGTCAGGAAGTTTAA
- a CDS encoding DUF1189 family protein → MTLFKVFTSSLTSIKKIAAFRLMPMGKTMQYIFLFIFLFTLLAFLEFTTQIGTSAGQLDGVVDYFEEIDWLLYPFAFLLLFVIQTLLFFTQISLVAAVAWLAAPIMKRRADYRFLWRSTLFANTWSFLLLLISYLVFEDSPVVHGISYALTLVIVLLALRYYPKLPKKA, encoded by the coding sequence ATGACACTCTTTAAGGTATTCACTTCAAGTCTTACTTCTATAAAAAAAATAGCTGCGTTTCGCCTGATGCCAATGGGCAAAACCATGCAATACATATTTCTCTTCATTTTTCTTTTTACTCTATTAGCGTTCCTCGAATTCACAACTCAAATCGGAACGAGTGCTGGCCAGCTAGATGGTGTAGTCGATTACTTTGAAGAAATTGATTGGTTATTGTACCCATTTGCTTTCTTACTATTATTCGTGATCCAGACCCTACTATTTTTCACTCAGATTAGTTTAGTAGCAGCTGTTGCTTGGTTAGCTGCACCTATCATGAAACGTCGTGCAGATTATCGCTTTCTCTGGCGTTCAACATTATTCGCAAACACCTGGTCCTTCTTACTATTACTCATTTCTTATCTAGTATTCGAAGATTCCCCTGTTGTTCATGGAATTTCCTATGCGTTAACACTTGTTATAGTACTACTTGCCCTTCGTTACTATCCTAAACTACCAAAAAAAGCATAG